The window GTCCGCAGCAGTGTCGACTTCCCGCACCCGTTGGAGCCGATGATCGTGGTGATCACCCGTGGCGGGATCGACACGTGGAGGTCGTCGATGACGACCCTGCCTCCGTACCCGACCGTGACCCCCCTGGCCGCCAGCCGTGAGGCCTCGTCTTCCCCGGACTCGATCCCGGCGATCTGAGATAGGGCCACAACTCCCCCTGATGTAGGCATGTCTGAAGAGATATCAACTAGCGGAGGTTGGCCCGTACCAGCAGGTAGACGAGGAAGGGGCCGCCGATCACGGCGGTCACCACGCCCACCGGGAGGGTGAGCGGCAGTGCCGTACGGGCGATCAGGTCCGCGCCGATCAACAGCAAGGCCCCCGCCATCCCGGAGGCAGCCATCGGCGGGGTAGGGCACTTCGCGAGGCGCATCGCCACCTGCGGCGCCACCAGCGCGACGAAGGGGACCGGGCCGGCCGCGCTCACCGCCACACCCGCCAGCAGGACCGCGCACAGCAGCAGGACCGCCCGCACCCTCGTGTAGCGGACGCCGAGGCCCGCGGCCACGTCGTCGCCGAGGTGCAGCGGCTTGAACTGGAAGGCGACGCCCGTCACGACGACCATCAGGACGAGGGTGCACCACAGCGCCACGCCCACGTCGTCCCACGAGCGGTTGTCCAGCGAGCCGATCAGCCACGCCTGGGCCCGGGCCACGTCCCTGATGTCGGCGGTGACCAGCAGCCACGTGGTGACGGCCTCCATCACGGCACTGACCGAGATGCCGATGAGGATGAGCCGGAAGCCGTCGATCCCGCGCCGCCACGCCAGGAAGTACACGAGCAGGCCCGTGCCGAGGCCGCCCGCGAGCGCCGCCCCGGACAGGCCCACGGAGTTCACGACCGCCGCCGCGGTCCCGCCCGACACGGTCACCAGGAACACGGCGACCGCGCCGGCTCCCCCGGTGATGCCCAGAATGTCCGGGCTGGCCAGCGGATTGCGCGCGATGGACTGCGTGATCGCCCCGGACACGCCCAGGGCGACGCCCACGACGAGCCCGGC is drawn from Streptomyces sp. NBC_01232 and contains these coding sequences:
- a CDS encoding FecCD family ABC transporter permease, whose amino-acid sequence is MTGTEVKAAVTPGVRLGPVSFVWRPWVVCVTLLLAAATFLVFCLSIGVGDFPIGLSQVIATILGGGEQVDQFVIMDLRMPRALAGLVVGVALGVSGAITQSIARNPLASPDILGITGGAGAVAVFLVTVSGGTAAAVVNSVGLSGAALAGGLGTGLLVYFLAWRRGIDGFRLILIGISVSAVMEAVTTWLLVTADIRDVARAQAWLIGSLDNRSWDDVGVALWCTLVLMVVVTGVAFQFKPLHLGDDVAAGLGVRYTRVRAVLLLCAVLLAGVAVSAAGPVPFVALVAPQVAMRLAKCPTPPMAASGMAGALLLIGADLIARTALPLTLPVGVVTAVIGGPFLVYLLVRANLR